The nucleotide sequence AGTTGAGGATCTTGTGCTTGATGGGATGGCCGCCGTGCCCTTGCTGGTCAAGGAAGCCGCGAAGCCCCAGGGCCACCTGGCCGGACTGGATTTTCACCGAACACACGCCCGTGCACTTGCCGCAGGCGGTGCAGTGGTCGGTAATGCCGCGAAGTCGTTCCAACAGCGCAGCGTCGGGTTCGCCGTGGGTGATCTGGGAATAGTAGATGGCCTCGATGAGCGCGCCGAAGCTGATGTTCTTGTTGCGCGGATGGTAGAGCATGCCGCGTTCCGGGGCGAACATGGGGCAGACCTGCTTGCACTTGCCGCAGCGGTTGCAGAACTGGATGCCGCTTAAGATGGAAATCAGCAGGTCCTTGTCGGGCAGCGCGGTCTTTTTGATGTCCCGGATGAGGCGGTTGAAGGAAAAGGTGTAGGGTTCCACGGCCAGCTCGCGGGTGGTGAGCTTGCCGGGGTTGATGATGTTTTTGGGGTCCACGCGCTTTTTGTAGGCGCGAAGCGCGTCGATCTTGTCCTGGGCCAGGAAGGCGATCTTGGTGATGCCGATGCCGTGTTCGCCGGAGACCGCGCCGCCGAGCTTGGTGACGGTCTCGAAAACGGCTTCGGCGGCCTCCCAGGCCTGGCGCATCATCTCGGGATCGTTGGAGTTGACCGGGATGTTGACGTGGCAGTTGCCGTCGCCGGCGTGCATGTGGCTGGCCACCTCGATGCGGGTGGCGGTCATCTCGGCGTGGATGGCGACCAGCCGGTCCTTGAGGCGCGGATAGCGCGAGGCCAGGTCGGTGAAGAAATAGTGGGTCTGGACCTCGACTTCCGAGTCGGACAGGTCGCGGGCGGAAATGCGGCCGCGCAGCACCCGGTCGCAGAATTCCAGCTCCATGGCGATGAATTCGTCGGAGGCCGGCACGCCGGGCAGCCGGCCGGCGTTTTGCAGGGCGGTGCGGTAGGCCCGGGCGATGCACTTGAGATTGAGGTCTTCCAGGAATTCGGCGAATTCCGGCACCACGGACAGGGGGATGACCACGTCCTCGTTGATCTTGAAGCCCGAGGTGCGCTTGGAGATGGCCGAGAGCTTGTGGCGGTCTTCCCAGTAGAGTTCGGCGGTCTTGGCGTCCTTGGCCTCGAACACGTCCACGTTGTCGTAGGGATCGACGATGTCCACGATGTCGGCGGCGGCGCGCAGCAGCGCGTCCTCGTCGTCGGAATCGAGCTGCAGCAGCAGCACCGAGATGGGGTCGCCCTCGTAGAGGCCGGATTTCTTGGCGTAGCTGATGGCCCGCACGTATTTGGAGTTGAACTCCTCCAGGGCGGAAATCTTGACCGCGTCGCCTTCCTCGCGGATGCGGTTGCGCAGTCCCACCACGTCGCGGATGACGCACATGGCGTTTTTCATGGAGCGGCCGAAAAACTCCAGACACAAGGTGCGGGAATATTTCGGGATGTCGTACAGGGCGAAGCAGGCCTCGGTGATGACGCCGTCCACGCCTTCCTTCTGCACGCCGGGAAGGCCGCCCAGATACTTGTTGGAGACGTCCTTGCCGAGGTTTTTGCCGCGTATCTCGTTGCCCGGCAGCTTGACCACGTCGCGCACAATGCCGTCCTCGTCGAGGATCTCGAAGACGGCCGTCTCCTCGGGCTGGATCTTGTGGCGCGGATGGTCGACGCGGCGGATTTCGATGATCTCGCCCGTGGCTTCGACCATGCGGTAGCTGATGATGTTGTCGAGCGTGGTGCCGTATTCGAAGGCGAAGGGGCCGCCAGCGTTTTCGGCGATGTTGCCGCCCAGGGACGAAGCCGCCTTGGAGGCCGGGTCCACGGTGAAAAGCAGGCCCTTGGCCTCGGCCGCCTTGATGGCGGTGAGCGTCAGCACGCCGGTCTGGGCGCACAGCGTCTTGGCCTCAAGGTCGATGTGGAGGATCTTCTTGAATTTGGACAGGCTCAAGATCGCGGCCCGGCTGTGGGTCGGCACCGCGCCGCCGGTCAGGCCCGAGCCGCCGCCGCGCGGGATGATGGCGAATTCGAGTTCATTGGCCAGGCGCAGGATGTCGCGAATCTGCCCTTCGGTCTCGGGCAGGAGCATGCACAGGGGCAGCTCCATGCGCAGGTCGGTGGCGTCGGTGGAACACTCGACCAGGGAATTGGGCGCGGTGACCACGGCCTCGTCGGGCAGAAACTGGCGCAGGCGCTCGACGAGGTTGTCGCGAAAGCGGCTGTCCGCCTCATAGACGTCCCAGAAGGCCTTGTAGGCTTTCTTGATGGTGCGCGGATAATCGCCCCAGGCCTTGGGGTTGGCCTCGGCCAGGCGCTTTTCCACCGACGCCTTGACGTCGCCGGGATTGATAAACGGATTGGAGCGCACCAAAAACAGCTCGGCGGCCACGGCCACGGCGAGGTTTTTGGCGTCCTCGGGCCAGGAATCCAGCTCATCGGCGGTGATGTCCAGGACCCGGGGCACGAGACGCTCAAGAGGCAGGGAAATATGGGGTGTTCGCTCCGACATGATAAGGCGCTTCCGGCGAGGGTTGAGGAAAGGAGGGAGTCAGATAATGCCGATGCCGGGGAAAGGCAAGGCCGGCCGCCGCGCCCGGCCCCGGCCGTAACGGGGTTCGCGTCGCTCCCACGACAAACGCCTCTGACGTTTGGCAGGCAACAGACGAAGACCATAAATCTTCCTTAACAAATACTCGCGTATTTTTAAGGGACGCGGGGCCGGGCGGCCTCAGCCCTCCTCGTCAGCCTTTTCGACCTTGGCCGGCGGCCGTTCGGCATCCTGGCCGATGGCGGCGGCGGCAGCGGCGGCCGCGGCGGCGGCCAGGGGCGGCAGGCCGGCCGGCTGCTCGGCCGACTGTTCGCCGCCGGCCAGTCCGCGCATCTCGGGCGGGAAGTACACGGTGACATTGCGGTGGGCGAACTCGATGCCGTTTTTGCGAAACGCTTCCTGCACCCGGCGGTAAAGCTCCTTTTGCACCACGAACTGGCGGCCGGGCACGGTCTTGAACTTGATGCGCAGGATCATGGCCGAATCTTCCATCTTGCGCACGCCCATGGACTTGATGTCGCTGAGCATGCCTTGGCTCAGTTCCTCGTCGGCCAGGAACTCCTTGTTGATGCGCTTGATGATCTTGCGGATCTTGTCGATGTCGGCGTCGTAGCGCACCCGGAAATCGAGCTTGGAAATGATGTAGTCGCGGCTGAAGTTTTGCAGGATTTTAAGCCCCCCGTAGGGGATGGTGAAGACCATGCCGCGCGGGTGGCGCAGTTTCATGGAGCGCAGGGAAATCTGCTCCACCGTGCCCTTGGCCGTGCCGGCCTCCACGTAGTCGCCCACGCGAAAGGCGTCGTCGATGAGGAAAAAGACGCCGGAGATGATGTCCTTGACCAGCGTCTGGGCGCCGAAGCCGATGGCCAAGCCGATGACGCCCGCGCCGGCGATCAGGGGCGCGATGTCCACCCCAAGCGCCGACAGGGCGATGAGCGCCCCCATCACCACGATGACGCTTAAGATGAACTTGCGCAGCAGCATGAGCAGCGTGGCGCTGCGCGAACCGCCCGCGCCGCCGCCCTCCTCCATCTCCTCGCCCGGCAAAGAGGTTTCTTCGCTCAGCCGCCGGTCAATGCGGATGCGCACCACTTCCCAGGCGAGCAGACCGCCCACGACCACCAAAAGGACGCTCAGCACGTTGCGGGCAAACAGCCAGCCAAGGGGAATCTCCACGCCCCACATCTTGAGCATGGCAAAGGCGGCGAAGGCGGCCAGCACCAGACGCAGGGCTTTGCGGATCAGCGGAATGTAATAGCGCAGGGTGCGTTTGTCCGGCTCGGCCTTGGCCTCGGCCTGCTCGGCGGCGACGGCGGCGGCGCTCCCCGCGTCCAGGGGAATGATCTCCCGGTCCTCCCCGGAGGCGACGAGCAACAGCTTTCGCACCCACAGGTCCACGCCGATGCAGGCCGGTATGGCGAAAAGGCCCATGACCAGATGCAGGATGGTGGCGTCGCCGACCAGGGACTGGCTGCTCCAATACAGGCCAATGGCCAGGACATAGACCATGGCCACGACATGGCCATAGCGGGCGGCAAAGGCGCGCTTCCCGGCCGGTTCGCCGTCGCCGGCAATGGCGGCGGCCACCCGCTCCCGGTTGGCGTAGAGCATGGCCGCCAGCATGATGCCGACCAGCGGGCCGGCCTGGGCGTAGAGGATGTCGCCAAAGGCCTCGGCCTGGCCCACCTTTTCCAGGGCGATGCTGACCACGCCCACCACCAGGCAAACCAGGGCAATGGCCACCATGCCGCGATACAGGGTGGCCGCGTCGGCGTCGGCCAGGGGAATGGGCCGGGCGGCCTCGAAATCCGGCGCGAGCAGCACCCGGGCGGCGGCCTGGATGCACAGATAATTGGTCAGGCCGACGACGCACAGCAAGCCCAGTTCGCGCAGCGCGCCCGAGGCCGGGACCAGAACCAGGTAGAGCAGGGAAGCGACCACGAAAAAGGCCGCCACCTCCAGCAGTTGCAGCCCGAGGTTGGCCAGGATCGCCAGCCACCGGCCAGGGCGCGGCCCGGGGCCGGCCGCGTCCAGACGCCGCTTGAAGCCCTGGCGCAGCCGGCCGGTCCACAGGAAAGCCGCCACCCCCCCGGCCATGATGGCGGCCAACACGAGCAGATAACGCAACAAGACGGGCGCGCCGCCGCCGTCGCTCAAGTTGGCCAGAATCTTGTGCCGGCCCAACTCCTGGCCGGCTTCGTGGAAAAAGGCGGCGTTTCGGGCCTGGATGGTGCGGATGTTGGATTCCAGCCCTTCAAAAACATCCTGGATCAGGCCGCTGGACTGGCCGGAGCCTTCGCCTTCGTTGGCCTTGGCCTTGGCCGCCAGTTTTGCGTGAAGCAGTTGGCGAGCCTGGGCGTCGGTCAGGGTGGCCATGAAGGCATCGACCTGGGCCGGATCGGTGGGTTCCTGGACATTGGCGGCCGGCGGGGCCTTGGCCGCCTTGGGCATGGCCGGATTAATGCCGGCCCGGGCCGGGCCGACGCCCCAGGCCAGGGTCATGACCAGGGCCAGGGCCAAAAAGACCGCGCGTTGCCGCACTGTCGCCGTCATGCTCGCTCCTTGGGGACTGGCTGGACGCGCCCGCCGAGGCAAGGTGGCGGAAGCTTGCGCATGGTATGCCAGGCGGCGCGACAAGACAATGGCGGTTTCGGTTTGCGGCCGTTGCTGTCGCGACGAACGCAAAAAACGGGCGGCCCCGAAGGACCGCCCGTCGATAATGAGCAGGGTTGCCGGCCGCCTCAGGCCGCCGCGACGGTCTGTCCAGCCAGGACCACCGGGCAGGGTGCGCCGCGAAGCAGAGCGGCCGTGCCGCCGCGACGCGGAGACAGGCCGCGCGTGAGCGGATCGGCGCACACGATATGGCCGTAACCGCCTTCCCGGGCCTCGCGGATGACCGCGTCGGTCAGATGCTCCAGATCGTCGCAGCAAATGGCCTCGAACCGGGCGTCCACGCCGGCCGCCAGGGCCTCGGCCAGGAATCGGGCCTTGAGTTCGGCCTCGGCCGCCTTTTCGTGCTCCTC is from Solidesulfovibrio magneticus RS-1 and encodes:
- a CDS encoding FAD-binding and (Fe-S)-binding domain-containing protein; amino-acid sequence: MSERTPHISLPLERLVPRVLDITADELDSWPEDAKNLAVAVAAELFLVRSNPFINPGDVKASVEKRLAEANPKAWGDYPRTIKKAYKAFWDVYEADSRFRDNLVERLRQFLPDEAVVTAPNSLVECSTDATDLRMELPLCMLLPETEGQIRDILRLANELEFAIIPRGGGSGLTGGAVPTHSRAAILSLSKFKKILHIDLEAKTLCAQTGVLTLTAIKAAEAKGLLFTVDPASKAASSLGGNIAENAGGPFAFEYGTTLDNIISYRMVEATGEIIEIRRVDHPRHKIQPEETAVFEILDEDGIVRDVVKLPGNEIRGKNLGKDVSNKYLGGLPGVQKEGVDGVITEACFALYDIPKYSRTLCLEFFGRSMKNAMCVIRDVVGLRNRIREEGDAVKISALEEFNSKYVRAISYAKKSGLYEGDPISVLLLQLDSDDEDALLRAAADIVDIVDPYDNVDVFEAKDAKTAELYWEDRHKLSAISKRTSGFKINEDVVIPLSVVPEFAEFLEDLNLKCIARAYRTALQNAGRLPGVPASDEFIAMELEFCDRVLRGRISARDLSDSEVEVQTHYFFTDLASRYPRLKDRLVAIHAEMTATRIEVASHMHAGDGNCHVNIPVNSNDPEMMRQAWEAAEAVFETVTKLGGAVSGEHGIGITKIAFLAQDKIDALRAYKKRVDPKNIINPGKLTTRELAVEPYTFSFNRLIRDIKKTALPDKDLLISILSGIQFCNRCGKCKQVCPMFAPERGMLYHPRNKNISFGALIEAIYYSQITHGEPDAALLERLRGITDHCTACGKCTGVCSVKIQSGQVALGLRGFLDQQGHGGHPIKHKILNYLAEDPAGRVPKAAKLMAYGQQFHGKLMPLLPKFWRNRIENPGLRGPNPSLGLRNLAERLDLDKGSIFIPQEGREAPETVLYFPGCGASVFSSAIGLAAVHLLLRAEVAVLMPHTHLCCGYPLLAAGMGEAYRNNRERNRAALAALLDEAESLGLRPTYCLTSCGTCRESLEEHELKTLRPNLKHMDVTQFLMGRLDFPPAEDASPILYHAACHAEWADVPKTKAADMYKTALAKITGRPVALSPNCCGESGTGAMTTPAIYNRLRDRKRETLAENLAEAQESMPILVGCPSCKMGISRILSEMRDKHTVQHTLEYLAEALDGPKWKKLLAKAAKAARVRG
- a CDS encoding mechanosensitive ion channel family protein — translated: MTATVRQRAVFLALALVMTLAWGVGPARAGINPAMPKAAKAPPAANVQEPTDPAQVDAFMATLTDAQARQLLHAKLAAKAKANEGEGSGQSSGLIQDVFEGLESNIRTIQARNAAFFHEAGQELGRHKILANLSDGGGAPVLLRYLLVLAAIMAGGVAAFLWTGRLRQGFKRRLDAAGPGPRPGRWLAILANLGLQLLEVAAFFVVASLLYLVLVPASGALRELGLLCVVGLTNYLCIQAAARVLLAPDFEAARPIPLADADAATLYRGMVAIALVCLVVGVVSIALEKVGQAEAFGDILYAQAGPLVGIMLAAMLYANRERVAAAIAGDGEPAGKRAFAARYGHVVAMVYVLAIGLYWSSQSLVGDATILHLVMGLFAIPACIGVDLWVRKLLLVASGEDREIIPLDAGSAAAVAAEQAEAKAEPDKRTLRYYIPLIRKALRLVLAAFAAFAMLKMWGVEIPLGWLFARNVLSVLLVVVGGLLAWEVVRIRIDRRLSEETSLPGEEMEEGGGAGGSRSATLLMLLRKFILSVIVVMGALIALSALGVDIAPLIAGAGVIGLAIGFGAQTLVKDIISGVFFLIDDAFRVGDYVEAGTAKGTVEQISLRSMKLRHPRGMVFTIPYGGLKILQNFSRDYIISKLDFRVRYDADIDKIRKIIKRINKEFLADEELSQGMLSDIKSMGVRKMEDSAMILRIKFKTVPGRQFVVQKELYRRVQEAFRKNGIEFAHRNVTVYFPPEMRGLAGGEQSAEQPAGLPPLAAAAAAAAAAAIGQDAERPPAKVEKADEEG
- a CDS encoding universal stress protein; amino-acid sequence: MTGVLVVLDESGKAIGQGLALARQLGQTAVGLFVYERGWNVYIGHDWLLGSNARATFLGYIEEHEKAAEAELKARFLAEALAAGVDARFEAICCDDLEHLTDAVIREAREGGYGHIVCADPLTRGLSPRRGGTAALLRGAPCPVVLAGQTVAAA